A genomic window from Glycine max cultivar Williams 82 chromosome 17, Glycine_max_v4.0, whole genome shotgun sequence includes:
- the LOC106796748 gene encoding probable carboxylesterase 17, producing the protein MSLIAEAPNFLKLYSDGSVKRFDPEIVPASLESTKGYKSKDVIIDSSKPITGRIFLPDYPTSSKKLPLLVYFHGGGFCIGSTTWLGYHNFLGDFSVTSQSIILSVDYRLAPEHRLPIAYEDCYTSLEWLGDQVSCEPLLQQIDLTRVFLSGDSAGGNIAHHVAVKAIQNNECPLKIKGLMLIHPYFGSEKRTKNEMADESIKDVAMNDMFWRLSIPEGLNRDYFGCNFEKTDLSTSVWSKFPAIGVYVAGKDFLKERGVRYAEFLKKKGVKEVELVEAKEETHVFHVYYPESCATRLLQNQMSLFMEKY; encoded by the coding sequence ATGTCCTTAATAGCAGAAGCACCCAACTTTCTTAAACTTTATTCTGATGGTTCTGTGAAACGCTTTGACCCTGAAATTGTTCCAGCCTCTTTAGAATCAACCAAGGGATACAAGTCCAAGGATGTGATCATAGACTCATCAAAACCTATCACAGGAAGAATCTTCCTTCCTGATTATCCTACTTCCTCTAAGAAACTTCCTCTCTTAGTCTATTTCCATGGTGGAGGCTTTTGCATTGGCTCCACCACATGGCTTGGCTACCATAACTTTCTTGGTGACTTCTCTGTCACATCTCAATCGATTATCCTTTCGGTTGATTATCGTTTGGCTCCGGAGCATCGCCTCCCTATTGCTTATGAAGACTGTTACACCTCACTTGAGTGGCTTGGTGATCAAGTTTCTTGTGAACCCTTGTTGCAACAAATTGACCTAACTAGAGTGTTTCTCTCTGGAGACAGTGCTGGAGGTAACATTGCACATCATGTTGCTGTGAAGGCAATTCAAAACAATGAATGCCCTTTGAAGATTAAAGGGTTAATGCTCATACACCCTTATTTTGGTAGTGAGAAGAGGACTAAGAATGAGATGGCTGATGAAAGTATAAAGGATGTGGCCATGAATGATATGTTTTGGAGACTAAGTATTCCAGAAGGCTTAAATCGTGACTATTTTGGTTGTAATTTTGAGAAAACGGACCTATCTACAAGTGTATGGTCTAAATTCCCAGCAATTGGGGTTTATGTTGCTGGTAAGGATTTTTTGAAGGAAAGGGGAGTCAGGTATGCAGAATTTTTAAAGAAGAAAGGTGTAAAAGAGGTGGAGCTTGTGGAGGCAAAGGAAGAGACTCACGTATTTCATGTATATTATCCTGAATCCTGTGCAACTCGCTTGCTCCAAAACCAAATGAGTCTATTCATGGAGAAATATTAG